Genomic segment of Acetomicrobium thermoterrenum DSM 13490:
ATCGACTAAATCCGCTTTGCTTATAACCCCGATGACCTTAGACCTCAGAGACTTAGTAAAGCGGGAGGGAAACTGTCTTAAATTTGTGGGGTCAATTAAAAGGAGTATTATTTGTGAACGCGAAGAAACCGTAATTAATGCATGATAAAAACGAGGTAGATCAAAAAATTCACCGGGCGTATCAATTGCCTTCCCGGAAAATTGAAAAAAGGGCGTTTTGCGAAGGGGCCCTTCATCTTCCAGCAACTTTAAGGCCTTCAACAGCGTTGTCTTGCCGGCACCTGACGGCCCGATAACCATGACACACATTATGTAAAGGTGACCTCGGCAGGAAAAAATCCAAGCGCATCCTTGAGGGAATTAACAGCTGTGCTTAGGGCATTTTCCACGGAGGCAACTTCGCCCGTAAGGATGACACAACCCGTGAATCTATCCACAAACTCCACGTTTACGGCAGAGGATTTACTCGCTATGTCGGCGGCTATTATGGCACCCTCGCCGGGGGTAATTGTCATGATGCCTATCGCTCCAGCCCTGTCGATACCCACTTTCTGACAAAGGTCTCCCTTTGGATTTCTTATAATATGCGCCAAAGTGACTTGTTTGCCGGGGACGTATTCCTGGATAACTCTTAAACGTTCGCTACCCTCCACTTGAGCACCCCCTATACCATGTATTAGTAAACTAGGAAAGCAATAATATTGCATTAAAAGCAAATAACTCATTTTTGATCAAATTTTGTGCTAGCGCATACGACAAAGGACCTGAGATGCTCTTCCTCAGGTCCTTTTACTAAACTTTTGTTTTCTTGCTCATATTTCTATTACTGAAAAAACAATTCATCCGGCATCAGGTGCCATCTTTTAAAAAGGGAAGTGATTTCTTGTATTCACTTGGGGAATAACCAACCATTTCCTTAAAGAGGGTGCTGAAGTAAGCGATATTTTCATATCCCACAGCGGAAGCTGTCTCGGTGACGTTGTATCCCATTGCAAGTAATTTCTTAGCGCGTTCTATGCGCTTTTCTTTTATGACATCAATAAACCTCTTGTTCAAGACCCTTCCGAACATCCTGCTCAAATGGCTGGGGCTAACATATACGTGTTGGGCAACTTTGGATAAATTAGCCTCGCCCAAATTTTCCTCAATGTACGTTAAGGCCTTTTGAATCAATACCAATTCCGGATCTTTTACACTCTGCCTGACCCTCCACGCCTCTTCGAGGGAGATAAAAAACATGTTTTTTAGGTCGACGAGGCTCCTGACCGGTATCATCATATCCCTAACCTGCCTTCTGGCCCAAGTCTTGATAGCCTCTTCGTCGCATTTCAGATCTAAAAGCAACTGACATATTTGACCTAAATAGCCTCCAAACAGCAATCTTACAACTTCTACGTTGGCCCTTGTTACTTCACATTGAGATAAAAGAGAGAACAACCTGTTGACTCCCTCGTTTACAAGTTGCAATTGCCCATCTCTTATACCTTCCAAAACGACCGAAAATGATTCGTTGAAATCAATTTGGCCGGCATCCGTTTTTACCTTTTCCACTTTGGGCTTAAGTTGCCCGTATATGAAGTTCCCAAAACCCTCTAAAATGCTTTCTTCCAGCGTCTCTTCCAAACTGGGTAGAATCTCCGAAATTTCGTTTAAATCTCTGATTTTCCCCATATAAACGATATTGCAATGGATATCGTTTTGTAAAGCCATGTCGAAAACTTTATACGCAACTGTCTCAGGACTTTCCAAGGGAGCATTAAAAAATATGAGAGTTATGTAATGAACCCAGGGTACCAAAAAAACAGACTCCCCCAAGGTTCTTTGAAGTTCTCCCAAAAGGGTCAGCTGAGGCCACTGGTTCTCCTCTACATCTGATGTACCCAAAGCTACCACTCCAAAGACATGCAACTCCCTTGTAGGTAAAAATCCAACTTCCCTAGCCACG
This window contains:
- a CDS encoding EutP/PduV family microcompartment system protein; amino-acid sequence: MCVMVIGPSGAGKTTLLKALKLLEDEGPLRKTPFFQFSGKAIDTPGEFFDLPRFYHALITVSSRSQIILLLIDPTNLRQFPSRFTKSLRSKVIGVISKADLVDEDRIKIAKKFLAEAGVEEVVCVSALTGEGIAALKQKIEKFIRRCARP
- a CDS encoding BMC domain-containing protein; this encodes MEGSERLRVIQEYVPGKQVTLAHIIRNPKGDLCQKVGIDRAGAIGIMTITPGEGAIIAADIASKSSAVNVEFVDRFTGCVILTGEVASVENALSTAVNSLKDALGFFPAEVTFT
- a CDS encoding helix-turn-helix domain-containing protein, which produces MSRKILVVEDEPLERRALVERLKSFPVYLELDEASNTVDFENKVRSWNPDVVLLDIKVPGGNTLTSLGKLRSEGFQGKVIIVTAYDFFEYAQQAVGLNVNAFLVKPIKDEALCDAIGKAIDEIKEANRTSQQLLRLKKFILDNKNFVASLMMQSIINGEEITEGLKNVAREVGFLPTRELHVFGVVALGTSDVEENQWPQLTLLGELQRTLGESVFLVPWVHYITLIFFNAPLESPETVAYKVFDMALQNDIHCNIVYMGKIRDLNEISEILPSLEETLEESILEGFGNFIYGQLKPKVEKVKTDAGQIDFNESFSVVLEGIRDGQLQLVNEGVNRLFSLLSQCEVTRANVEVVRLLFGGYLGQICQLLLDLKCDEEAIKTWARRQVRDMMIPVRSLVDLKNMFFISLEEAWRVRQSVKDPELVLIQKALTYIEENLGEANLSKVAQHVYVSPSHLSRMFGRVLNKRFIDVIKEKRIERAKKLLAMGYNVTETASAVGYENIAYFSTLFKEMVGYSPSEYKKSLPFLKDGT